In the Helicoverpa armigera isolate CAAS_96S chromosome 15, ASM3070526v1, whole genome shotgun sequence genome, one interval contains:
- the LOC110382215 gene encoding 1-acylglycerol-3-phosphate O-acyltransferase ABHD5 isoform X6, with translation MVFDNNWTGGWFSWTRQSDAMLRNVEKKILSCLKTAYKRFYVDIGSVVGQSDKIWTISLNDESPKTPLVLLHGMGAGLALWCPNLDSFAATRPVYAIDLLGFGRSSRPKFASDAQKAEAQWVESVEEWRREVNLSQFILLGHSLGGYIATAYAIKYPERVRHLVLADPWGFAERPPNAYEKAQLPLWVRAIATAVQPLNPLWAVRAAGPAGKWLVSKTRPDISRKYLNYVQDAERVIPEYIYQCNSQTPSGESAFHTLMTGFGWAKNPMVRRVDELDPALPITVLYGSRSWVDNSSGQVLLEHRGPANTYVQVINGAGHHVYLDKPELFNKFVLEACVRADGHDPRPALASSSAPAIEASASTPASPAHAASSAPAIAPASSEKAQTS, from the exons ATGGTGTTCGACAATAA TTGGACCGGAGGGTGGTTCAGCTGGACGCGGCAGTCGGATGCAATGCTACGTaatgttgagaaaaaaatattatcat GCTTAAAAACAGCGTACAAGCGTTTCTACGTGGACATAGGCAGCGTGGTGGGACAGAGCGACAAGATATGGACCATTTCACTCAACGACGAGTCCCCTAAGACTCCACTAGTGTTACTGCATGGTATGGGCGCGGGCCTAGCGCTCTGGTGCCCTAACCTCGACTCCTTTGCCGCTACGAGACCCGTCTATGCCATCGATCTACTAG GATTCGGTCGCAGCTCCCGTCCTAAGTTCGCGTCAGACGCTCAGAAGGCTGAAGCCCAGTGGGTGGAGTCAGTCGAGGAGTGGCGGCGCGAGGTCAACCTGTCGCAGTTCATACTGCTGGGACACAGTCTCGGCGGATATATCGCTACTGCTTATGCTATTAAGTACCCGGAGAG AGTCCGTCACCTAGTCCTAGCCGACCCATGGGGCTTCGCAGAGCGTCCCCCGAACGCGTACGAAAAGGCCCAACTGCCCCTATGGGTCCGCGCCATAGCCACCGCAGTTCAGCCACTTAACCCCCTCTGGGCGGTCCGAGCGGCCGGCCCGGCTGGCAAGTGGCTGGTCAGTAAGACCAGGCCAGACATCTCCAGGAAGTACCTCAACTATGTGCAGGACGCGGAGAGGGTTATACCTGAGTATATCTACCAGTGTAACTCGCAGACGCCTAG CGGCGAAAGTGCCTTCCACACTTTAATGACGGGTTTCGGCTGGGCTAAGAACCCGATGGTCCGTCGCGTGGACGAGCTGGACCCGGCGCTGCCCATCACCGTGCTGTACGGCTCGCGGTCCTGGGTCGACAACAGCAGCGGACAGGTGCTGCTCGAGCATCGAGGACCTGCCAACACTTATGTACAG GTAATCAATGGCGCCGGCCACCACGTATACTTAGACAAGCCAGAGCTATTCAACAAGTTCGTCCTCGAGGCTTGCGTCCGCGCAGACGGGCACGACCCGCGCCCCGCCCTCGCCTCAAGCTCCGCCCCCGCCATCGAAGCCTCCGCCTCCACCCCCGCGAGCCCCGCCCACGCCGCAAGCTCCGCCCCCGCGATTGCCCCAGCAAGCAGCGAGAAGGCGCAAACGTCCTGA
- the LOC110382215 gene encoding 1-acylglycerol-3-phosphate O-acyltransferase ABHD5 isoform X5: MGSELNLESTESSWTGGWFSWTRQSDAMLRNVEKKILSCLKTAYKRFYVDIGSVVGQSDKIWTISLNDESPKTPLVLLHGMGAGLALWCPNLDSFAATRPVYAIDLLGFGRSSRPKFASDAQKAEAQWVESVEEWRREVNLSQFILLGHSLGGYIATAYAIKYPERVRHLVLADPWGFAERPPNAYEKAQLPLWVRAIATAVQPLNPLWAVRAAGPAGKWLVSKTRPDISRKYLNYVQDAERVIPEYIYQCNSQTPSGESAFHTLMTGFGWAKNPMVRRVDELDPALPITVLYGSRSWVDNSSGQVLLEHRGPANTYVQVINGAGHHVYLDKPELFNKFVLEACVRADGHDPRPALASSSAPAIEASASTPASPAHAASSAPAIAPASSEKAQTS, from the exons ATGGGTAGTGAATTGAATCTTGAGTCTACGGAATCCAg TTGGACCGGAGGGTGGTTCAGCTGGACGCGGCAGTCGGATGCAATGCTACGTaatgttgagaaaaaaatattatcat GCTTAAAAACAGCGTACAAGCGTTTCTACGTGGACATAGGCAGCGTGGTGGGACAGAGCGACAAGATATGGACCATTTCACTCAACGACGAGTCCCCTAAGACTCCACTAGTGTTACTGCATGGTATGGGCGCGGGCCTAGCGCTCTGGTGCCCTAACCTCGACTCCTTTGCCGCTACGAGACCCGTCTATGCCATCGATCTACTAG GATTCGGTCGCAGCTCCCGTCCTAAGTTCGCGTCAGACGCTCAGAAGGCTGAAGCCCAGTGGGTGGAGTCAGTCGAGGAGTGGCGGCGCGAGGTCAACCTGTCGCAGTTCATACTGCTGGGACACAGTCTCGGCGGATATATCGCTACTGCTTATGCTATTAAGTACCCGGAGAG AGTCCGTCACCTAGTCCTAGCCGACCCATGGGGCTTCGCAGAGCGTCCCCCGAACGCGTACGAAAAGGCCCAACTGCCCCTATGGGTCCGCGCCATAGCCACCGCAGTTCAGCCACTTAACCCCCTCTGGGCGGTCCGAGCGGCCGGCCCGGCTGGCAAGTGGCTGGTCAGTAAGACCAGGCCAGACATCTCCAGGAAGTACCTCAACTATGTGCAGGACGCGGAGAGGGTTATACCTGAGTATATCTACCAGTGTAACTCGCAGACGCCTAG CGGCGAAAGTGCCTTCCACACTTTAATGACGGGTTTCGGCTGGGCTAAGAACCCGATGGTCCGTCGCGTGGACGAGCTGGACCCGGCGCTGCCCATCACCGTGCTGTACGGCTCGCGGTCCTGGGTCGACAACAGCAGCGGACAGGTGCTGCTCGAGCATCGAGGACCTGCCAACACTTATGTACAG GTAATCAATGGCGCCGGCCACCACGTATACTTAGACAAGCCAGAGCTATTCAACAAGTTCGTCCTCGAGGCTTGCGTCCGCGCAGACGGGCACGACCCGCGCCCCGCCCTCGCCTCAAGCTCCGCCCCCGCCATCGAAGCCTCCGCCTCCACCCCCGCGAGCCCCGCCCACGCCGCAAGCTCCGCCCCCGCGATTGCCCCAGCAAGCAGCGAGAAGGCGCAAACGTCCTGA
- the LOC110382215 gene encoding 1-acylglycerol-3-phosphate O-acyltransferase ABHD5 isoform X4 yields MVFDNNTVSRTWIGTVLSIIWNWTGGWFSWTRQSDAMLRNVEKKILSCLKTAYKRFYVDIGSVVGQSDKIWTISLNDESPKTPLVLLHGMGAGLALWCPNLDSFAATRPVYAIDLLGFGRSSRPKFASDAQKAEAQWVESVEEWRREVNLSQFILLGHSLGGYIATAYAIKYPERVRHLVLADPWGFAERPPNAYEKAQLPLWVRAIATAVQPLNPLWAVRAAGPAGKWLVSKTRPDISRKYLNYVQDAERVIPEYIYQCNSQTPSGESAFHTLMTGFGWAKNPMVRRVDELDPALPITVLYGSRSWVDNSSGQVLLEHRGPANTYVQVINGAGHHVYLDKPELFNKFVLEACVRADGHDPRPALASSSAPAIEASASTPASPAHAASSAPAIAPASSEKAQTS; encoded by the exons ATGGTGTTCGACAATAA TACAGTTAGCAGGACATGGATTGGAACTGTTCTGTCCATTATATGGAA TTGGACCGGAGGGTGGTTCAGCTGGACGCGGCAGTCGGATGCAATGCTACGTaatgttgagaaaaaaatattatcat GCTTAAAAACAGCGTACAAGCGTTTCTACGTGGACATAGGCAGCGTGGTGGGACAGAGCGACAAGATATGGACCATTTCACTCAACGACGAGTCCCCTAAGACTCCACTAGTGTTACTGCATGGTATGGGCGCGGGCCTAGCGCTCTGGTGCCCTAACCTCGACTCCTTTGCCGCTACGAGACCCGTCTATGCCATCGATCTACTAG GATTCGGTCGCAGCTCCCGTCCTAAGTTCGCGTCAGACGCTCAGAAGGCTGAAGCCCAGTGGGTGGAGTCAGTCGAGGAGTGGCGGCGCGAGGTCAACCTGTCGCAGTTCATACTGCTGGGACACAGTCTCGGCGGATATATCGCTACTGCTTATGCTATTAAGTACCCGGAGAG AGTCCGTCACCTAGTCCTAGCCGACCCATGGGGCTTCGCAGAGCGTCCCCCGAACGCGTACGAAAAGGCCCAACTGCCCCTATGGGTCCGCGCCATAGCCACCGCAGTTCAGCCACTTAACCCCCTCTGGGCGGTCCGAGCGGCCGGCCCGGCTGGCAAGTGGCTGGTCAGTAAGACCAGGCCAGACATCTCCAGGAAGTACCTCAACTATGTGCAGGACGCGGAGAGGGTTATACCTGAGTATATCTACCAGTGTAACTCGCAGACGCCTAG CGGCGAAAGTGCCTTCCACACTTTAATGACGGGTTTCGGCTGGGCTAAGAACCCGATGGTCCGTCGCGTGGACGAGCTGGACCCGGCGCTGCCCATCACCGTGCTGTACGGCTCGCGGTCCTGGGTCGACAACAGCAGCGGACAGGTGCTGCTCGAGCATCGAGGACCTGCCAACACTTATGTACAG GTAATCAATGGCGCCGGCCACCACGTATACTTAGACAAGCCAGAGCTATTCAACAAGTTCGTCCTCGAGGCTTGCGTCCGCGCAGACGGGCACGACCCGCGCCCCGCCCTCGCCTCAAGCTCCGCCCCCGCCATCGAAGCCTCCGCCTCCACCCCCGCGAGCCCCGCCCACGCCGCAAGCTCCGCCCCCGCGATTGCCCCAGCAAGCAGCGAGAAGGCGCAAACGTCCTGA
- the LOC110382215 gene encoding 1-acylglycerol-3-phosphate O-acyltransferase ABHD5 isoform X3 — protein sequence MPRLHIPCCYIWTQYLMPFIYHVIIGFLSWTGGWFSWTRQSDAMLRNVEKKILSCLKTAYKRFYVDIGSVVGQSDKIWTISLNDESPKTPLVLLHGMGAGLALWCPNLDSFAATRPVYAIDLLGFGRSSRPKFASDAQKAEAQWVESVEEWRREVNLSQFILLGHSLGGYIATAYAIKYPERVRHLVLADPWGFAERPPNAYEKAQLPLWVRAIATAVQPLNPLWAVRAAGPAGKWLVSKTRPDISRKYLNYVQDAERVIPEYIYQCNSQTPSGESAFHTLMTGFGWAKNPMVRRVDELDPALPITVLYGSRSWVDNSSGQVLLEHRGPANTYVQVINGAGHHVYLDKPELFNKFVLEACVRADGHDPRPALASSSAPAIEASASTPASPAHAASSAPAIAPASSEKAQTS from the exons ATGCCAAGACTTCACATTCCGTGTTGTTATATTTGGACTCAATATCTCATGCCGTTCATTTATCATGTCATTATTGGCTTCCTAAG TTGGACCGGAGGGTGGTTCAGCTGGACGCGGCAGTCGGATGCAATGCTACGTaatgttgagaaaaaaatattatcat GCTTAAAAACAGCGTACAAGCGTTTCTACGTGGACATAGGCAGCGTGGTGGGACAGAGCGACAAGATATGGACCATTTCACTCAACGACGAGTCCCCTAAGACTCCACTAGTGTTACTGCATGGTATGGGCGCGGGCCTAGCGCTCTGGTGCCCTAACCTCGACTCCTTTGCCGCTACGAGACCCGTCTATGCCATCGATCTACTAG GATTCGGTCGCAGCTCCCGTCCTAAGTTCGCGTCAGACGCTCAGAAGGCTGAAGCCCAGTGGGTGGAGTCAGTCGAGGAGTGGCGGCGCGAGGTCAACCTGTCGCAGTTCATACTGCTGGGACACAGTCTCGGCGGATATATCGCTACTGCTTATGCTATTAAGTACCCGGAGAG AGTCCGTCACCTAGTCCTAGCCGACCCATGGGGCTTCGCAGAGCGTCCCCCGAACGCGTACGAAAAGGCCCAACTGCCCCTATGGGTCCGCGCCATAGCCACCGCAGTTCAGCCACTTAACCCCCTCTGGGCGGTCCGAGCGGCCGGCCCGGCTGGCAAGTGGCTGGTCAGTAAGACCAGGCCAGACATCTCCAGGAAGTACCTCAACTATGTGCAGGACGCGGAGAGGGTTATACCTGAGTATATCTACCAGTGTAACTCGCAGACGCCTAG CGGCGAAAGTGCCTTCCACACTTTAATGACGGGTTTCGGCTGGGCTAAGAACCCGATGGTCCGTCGCGTGGACGAGCTGGACCCGGCGCTGCCCATCACCGTGCTGTACGGCTCGCGGTCCTGGGTCGACAACAGCAGCGGACAGGTGCTGCTCGAGCATCGAGGACCTGCCAACACTTATGTACAG GTAATCAATGGCGCCGGCCACCACGTATACTTAGACAAGCCAGAGCTATTCAACAAGTTCGTCCTCGAGGCTTGCGTCCGCGCAGACGGGCACGACCCGCGCCCCGCCCTCGCCTCAAGCTCCGCCCCCGCCATCGAAGCCTCCGCCTCCACCCCCGCGAGCCCCGCCCACGCCGCAAGCTCCGCCCCCGCGATTGCCCCAGCAAGCAGCGAGAAGGCGCAAACGTCCTGA
- the LOC110382215 gene encoding 1-acylglycerol-3-phosphate O-acyltransferase ABHD5 isoform X2, whose product MGSELNLESTESSTVSRTWIGTVLSIIWNWTGGWFSWTRQSDAMLRNVEKKILSCLKTAYKRFYVDIGSVVGQSDKIWTISLNDESPKTPLVLLHGMGAGLALWCPNLDSFAATRPVYAIDLLGFGRSSRPKFASDAQKAEAQWVESVEEWRREVNLSQFILLGHSLGGYIATAYAIKYPERVRHLVLADPWGFAERPPNAYEKAQLPLWVRAIATAVQPLNPLWAVRAAGPAGKWLVSKTRPDISRKYLNYVQDAERVIPEYIYQCNSQTPSGESAFHTLMTGFGWAKNPMVRRVDELDPALPITVLYGSRSWVDNSSGQVLLEHRGPANTYVQVINGAGHHVYLDKPELFNKFVLEACVRADGHDPRPALASSSAPAIEASASTPASPAHAASSAPAIAPASSEKAQTS is encoded by the exons ATGGGTAGTGAATTGAATCTTGAGTCTACGGAATCCAg TACAGTTAGCAGGACATGGATTGGAACTGTTCTGTCCATTATATGGAA TTGGACCGGAGGGTGGTTCAGCTGGACGCGGCAGTCGGATGCAATGCTACGTaatgttgagaaaaaaatattatcat GCTTAAAAACAGCGTACAAGCGTTTCTACGTGGACATAGGCAGCGTGGTGGGACAGAGCGACAAGATATGGACCATTTCACTCAACGACGAGTCCCCTAAGACTCCACTAGTGTTACTGCATGGTATGGGCGCGGGCCTAGCGCTCTGGTGCCCTAACCTCGACTCCTTTGCCGCTACGAGACCCGTCTATGCCATCGATCTACTAG GATTCGGTCGCAGCTCCCGTCCTAAGTTCGCGTCAGACGCTCAGAAGGCTGAAGCCCAGTGGGTGGAGTCAGTCGAGGAGTGGCGGCGCGAGGTCAACCTGTCGCAGTTCATACTGCTGGGACACAGTCTCGGCGGATATATCGCTACTGCTTATGCTATTAAGTACCCGGAGAG AGTCCGTCACCTAGTCCTAGCCGACCCATGGGGCTTCGCAGAGCGTCCCCCGAACGCGTACGAAAAGGCCCAACTGCCCCTATGGGTCCGCGCCATAGCCACCGCAGTTCAGCCACTTAACCCCCTCTGGGCGGTCCGAGCGGCCGGCCCGGCTGGCAAGTGGCTGGTCAGTAAGACCAGGCCAGACATCTCCAGGAAGTACCTCAACTATGTGCAGGACGCGGAGAGGGTTATACCTGAGTATATCTACCAGTGTAACTCGCAGACGCCTAG CGGCGAAAGTGCCTTCCACACTTTAATGACGGGTTTCGGCTGGGCTAAGAACCCGATGGTCCGTCGCGTGGACGAGCTGGACCCGGCGCTGCCCATCACCGTGCTGTACGGCTCGCGGTCCTGGGTCGACAACAGCAGCGGACAGGTGCTGCTCGAGCATCGAGGACCTGCCAACACTTATGTACAG GTAATCAATGGCGCCGGCCACCACGTATACTTAGACAAGCCAGAGCTATTCAACAAGTTCGTCCTCGAGGCTTGCGTCCGCGCAGACGGGCACGACCCGCGCCCCGCCCTCGCCTCAAGCTCCGCCCCCGCCATCGAAGCCTCCGCCTCCACCCCCGCGAGCCCCGCCCACGCCGCAAGCTCCGCCCCCGCGATTGCCCCAGCAAGCAGCGAGAAGGCGCAAACGTCCTGA
- the LOC110369901 gene encoding DNA replication licensing factor MCM4: protein MSTPSKRPSSQASSDASTPSRRTRSSQQFVVPETPQHSSGTPSKNGTPGTPRQTPQTPGTPGGRRTPRTPREAPGTSPARTMASSPLGTDIDMSSPLNYGTPSSLSTPRSNLRGAMTPARQRADLKSNQHGRSVPAPTPTRRVDDTGTEAASSEPQLVVWGTDVAIAECRDKFIKFIQRFVEQDAVTNEPLYEQKLEEINTLEEPFLDVDCEHIKTFDAKLHRQLVCYPQEVVPAFDAAVNELFFERYPAAVLEHQIQVRPFNAPQRHMRDLNPEDIDQLVTLCGMVIRTSSIVPEMREAFFRCAVCGAAATAELERGRVPEPAHCSHCNTAHSYNLIHNRSHFSDKQLVKLQESPDDMPAGRTPATVSVLAHGALVEGVAAGERVAVTGVFRAAPATVHPRKATLKALHRTHIDALHYRKVHSDRLLETEEGKEHRFPPERVELFKELAAQPDCYERLARAIAPSIYENLDIKKGCLLQLLGGTKKNFNAAGRTHFRSEINILLCGDPGTSKSQLLRWVHALVPRAQYTSGRGSSAVGLTAYVTKDPDTRQLVLQTGALVLADNGICCIDEFDKMNDSTRSVLHEVMEQQTLSIAKAGIICQLNARTSILAAANPAESQWNKNKTIVENVQLPHTLMSRFDLIFLILDPQDEVFDRRLASHLVSLYYKDFTNSQDDADMVDMSLMRDYIAFAKEHVQPTLSETAQQRLIDSYVDMRRVGSGRGQISAYPRQLESLIRLAEAHARLRLSPVVEVADVDEASRLHREALKQSATDPASGRIDVGILTTGLGAAARKRRAELVAALKQLIQPYSKPHTITHSKLLQEINANSQVTVSREQLDEALRDLQDEGKVTVVSHTHLRLC, encoded by the exons ATGTCGACCCCATCTAAGCGTCCATCGTCGCAGGCGTCGTCGGATGCTTCAACACCGTCGCGCCGGACCCGCTCATCGCAACAGTTTGTTGTGCCTGAAACTCCGCAGCATTCCTCCGGCACCCCATCAAAAA ATGGCACTCCGGGTACTCCACGGCAGACTCCTCAGACGCCCGGTACACCAGGAGGGCGGAGGACGCCGCGCACTCCTCGGGAGGCACCGGGCACCTCACCCGCTCGTACTATGGCTTCCAGTCCACTTG GTACAGACATAGACATGAGCTCTCCCTTGAACTACGGCACGCCCAGCTCACTGAGCACCCCTCGCTCCAACCTGAGGGGTGCCATGACTCCTGCAAGGCAGAGAGCTGACCTGAAGAGTAACCAGCATGGCCGCAGTGTGCCTGCTCCTACACCTACTAGAAGG GTAGACGACACAGGCACAGAGGCGGCCTCCAGCGAGCCCCAACTAGTAGTGTGGGGCACAGACGTGGCCATCGCGGAGTGCCGCGACAAGTTCATCAAGTTCATACAGAGGTTCGTGGAGCAGGACGCCGTCACCAACGAGCCGCTTTACGAACAGAAGCTCGAAGAG ATCAACACATTGGAAGAACCATTCCTGGATGTGGACTGTGAACACATAAAGACATTTGATGCTAAGTTGCATCGTCAACTCGTCTGTTATCCACAAGag GTGGTGCCAGCATTCGACGCGGCAGTGAACGAGTTGTTCTTCGAGCGCTACCCGGCCGCCGTGCTCGAGCATCAGATACAAGTGCGGCCTTTTAACGCGCCGCAGCGACACATGAGAGATTTGAACCCTGAAG ACATCGACCAACTAGTAACACTCTGCGGCATGGTGATCCGCACGTCAAGCATAGTCCCGGAGATGCGGGAAGCTTTCTTCCGTTGTGCTGTATGCGGGGCCGCGGCCACCGCGGAGCTGGAGCGAGGCCGCGTGCCCGAGCCCGCGCACTGCTCGCACTGTAACACGGCTCACTCGTACAACCTGATACATAACAGATCGCATTTCAGTGATAAACAGCTTGTTAAGCTGCAGGAGTCGCCTG ACGACATGCCCGCGGGACGGACACCCGCCACAGTGAGCGTCCTCGCACACGGAGCCCTAGTCGAGGGCGTAGCCGCCGGCGAACGCGTGGCCGTCACCGGCGTATTCCGCGCGGCTCCGGCCACCGTGCATCCGCGGAAAGCCACGCTCAAGGCGTTGCATCGCACTCATATTGATGCACTGCATTATAGGAAGGTGCATAGTGATCGACTGCTAGAGACTGAGGAAgg CAAAGAACACCGTTTCCCGCCGGAACGCGTGGAATTATTCAAAGAGTTAGCCGCTCAGCCGGACTGCTACGAGCGTCTAGCGCGAGCCATCGCTCCGTCTATATACGAGAACTTGGACATTAAGAAGGGATGTCTGCTGCAACTGTTGGGCGGCACCAAGAAGAACTTCAATGCCGCTGGACGGACACATTTTAG ATCTGAAATCAACATCCTCCTCTGCGGCGATCCAGGCACGAGCAAGTCACAGCTGCTGCGCTGGGTGCACGCGCTGGTGCCCCGCGCGCAGTACACGTCGGGCCGCGGCTCCTCCGCCGTCGGACTGACGGCATACGTTACCAAGGATCCGGATACCAGGCAGCTCGTGCTGCAGAC tggAGCGCTGGTATTAGCAGACAATGGTATTTGCTGTATTGATGAGTTCGACAAAATGAATGACTCCACCCGTAGCGTGTTGCATGAA GTGATGGAGCAACAAACGCTATCTATAGCGAAGGCGGGTATCATCTGTCAGCTGAACGCCCGCACCTCCATACTGGCGGCCGCCAACCCCGCCGAGTCGCAGTGGAACAAGAACAAGACTATTGTGGAAAATGTGCAACTGCCACACACACTCATGTCCAG GTTCGACTTAATATTCTTGATATTGGACCCACAAGACGAGGTGTTCGACCGACGTCTAGCTTCACATCTCGTCTCACTCTACTACAAAGATTTCACTAATTCACAAGACGATGCAGATATGGTG GACATGTCTCTGATGCGCGACTACATAGCGTTCGCGAAGGAGCACGTGCAGCCCACGCTCAGCGAGACCGCGCAGCAGCGGCTCATAGACTCATACGTCGATATGAG ACGTGTGGGCAGCGGTCGCGGTCAGATCTCAGCGTACCCGCGGCAGCTGGAGTCGCTCATCCGCCTCGCCGAGGCACACGCGCGGCTGCGCCTGTCGCCCGTCGTCGAAGTTGCTGATGTTGATGAGGCCTCCAG ACTCCACCGCGAGGCCCTAAAACAATCAGCAACAGACCCGGCCTCAGGGCGCATCGACGTGGGCATCCTGACGACCGGGCTCGGCGCCGCCGCACGCAAGCGCCGCGCCGAGCTCGTCGCCGCGCTCAAGCAGCTCATACAGCCTTACTCCAAGCCACATACTATCACGCATTCCAAGCTGCTGCAGGAGATTAATGCTAATTCGCAAGTT ACTGTATCCCGGGAGCAGCTAGACGAGGCTCTGCGTGACCTGCAAGATGAAGGGAAGGTGACCGTCGTCAGCCACACACATCTGAGACTCTGTTGA
- the LOC110382215 gene encoding 1-acylglycerol-3-phosphate O-acyltransferase ABHD5 isoform X1: MPRLHIPCCYIWTQYLMPFIYHVIIGFLSTVSRTWIGTVLSIIWNWTGGWFSWTRQSDAMLRNVEKKILSCLKTAYKRFYVDIGSVVGQSDKIWTISLNDESPKTPLVLLHGMGAGLALWCPNLDSFAATRPVYAIDLLGFGRSSRPKFASDAQKAEAQWVESVEEWRREVNLSQFILLGHSLGGYIATAYAIKYPERVRHLVLADPWGFAERPPNAYEKAQLPLWVRAIATAVQPLNPLWAVRAAGPAGKWLVSKTRPDISRKYLNYVQDAERVIPEYIYQCNSQTPSGESAFHTLMTGFGWAKNPMVRRVDELDPALPITVLYGSRSWVDNSSGQVLLEHRGPANTYVQVINGAGHHVYLDKPELFNKFVLEACVRADGHDPRPALASSSAPAIEASASTPASPAHAASSAPAIAPASSEKAQTS, encoded by the exons ATGCCAAGACTTCACATTCCGTGTTGTTATATTTGGACTCAATATCTCATGCCGTTCATTTATCATGTCATTATTGGCTTCCTAAG TACAGTTAGCAGGACATGGATTGGAACTGTTCTGTCCATTATATGGAA TTGGACCGGAGGGTGGTTCAGCTGGACGCGGCAGTCGGATGCAATGCTACGTaatgttgagaaaaaaatattatcat GCTTAAAAACAGCGTACAAGCGTTTCTACGTGGACATAGGCAGCGTGGTGGGACAGAGCGACAAGATATGGACCATTTCACTCAACGACGAGTCCCCTAAGACTCCACTAGTGTTACTGCATGGTATGGGCGCGGGCCTAGCGCTCTGGTGCCCTAACCTCGACTCCTTTGCCGCTACGAGACCCGTCTATGCCATCGATCTACTAG GATTCGGTCGCAGCTCCCGTCCTAAGTTCGCGTCAGACGCTCAGAAGGCTGAAGCCCAGTGGGTGGAGTCAGTCGAGGAGTGGCGGCGCGAGGTCAACCTGTCGCAGTTCATACTGCTGGGACACAGTCTCGGCGGATATATCGCTACTGCTTATGCTATTAAGTACCCGGAGAG AGTCCGTCACCTAGTCCTAGCCGACCCATGGGGCTTCGCAGAGCGTCCCCCGAACGCGTACGAAAAGGCCCAACTGCCCCTATGGGTCCGCGCCATAGCCACCGCAGTTCAGCCACTTAACCCCCTCTGGGCGGTCCGAGCGGCCGGCCCGGCTGGCAAGTGGCTGGTCAGTAAGACCAGGCCAGACATCTCCAGGAAGTACCTCAACTATGTGCAGGACGCGGAGAGGGTTATACCTGAGTATATCTACCAGTGTAACTCGCAGACGCCTAG CGGCGAAAGTGCCTTCCACACTTTAATGACGGGTTTCGGCTGGGCTAAGAACCCGATGGTCCGTCGCGTGGACGAGCTGGACCCGGCGCTGCCCATCACCGTGCTGTACGGCTCGCGGTCCTGGGTCGACAACAGCAGCGGACAGGTGCTGCTCGAGCATCGAGGACCTGCCAACACTTATGTACAG GTAATCAATGGCGCCGGCCACCACGTATACTTAGACAAGCCAGAGCTATTCAACAAGTTCGTCCTCGAGGCTTGCGTCCGCGCAGACGGGCACGACCCGCGCCCCGCCCTCGCCTCAAGCTCCGCCCCCGCCATCGAAGCCTCCGCCTCCACCCCCGCGAGCCCCGCCCACGCCGCAAGCTCCGCCCCCGCGATTGCCCCAGCAAGCAGCGAGAAGGCGCAAACGTCCTGA